DNA from bacterium:
GCCCGCCGATCATGCGTTCGCTTTTCTTCGGCATATTGGCAACACCGGTCTTAGCGACTCTCTGCGATTCAAAATCTTCATATACGGTAAATCCGAATACGAATGGAAAACCTTCGGCGAGGCAGGTTTTCATTTCATTCAAAGTAATAATGCGTCGGTACGATGAAATCCGGTGTTTCATTCCTTCTTTGTAACAAACCGGGCTCGGCTTCTTTGCAAATTTGCTGACGACGTACGGCCATTTTGTTTCACCGCAGACGCCTTGTTTGGCCAGTGTTTTGATCCCGTTGCGAATCATCGCGCCGGAATCCGACTGTACCGAATGCTCGATGACGCGCTCGTTATAATAAATGAATAACCGGCTCATATCCTGAAACTTCACCCCGTTTTTCATTTCCAGAAATTCCAACGCCCCGGCGAGCGCATTGCCCGTGCAGCTTCCCAGCGCTCCTTGGTTTTCCACCGGAGGACACTTTTTGCGGAGATCAACCGATGAAGGTAATTTGGCCGGAATTCTCGCCACACTGCGGTAAAGAAAATCCCGTTGATCCGGAATATCCGGCACCCATCCGTAACCGGGCCTTCGGCTGTTTGTTTTTGAACTTTTCATTTGCCTCCTCCTGATGCAGGTGAATTAAAACCCTAATAAACTTCTTATGAATCCGTAATTGCTTGCGATATAGATGAGATAAATCATCATCATAGTTATGCCCAGACCCCATTCGACGGAGGCTACCAGCTGGAATGAAGAGGTGCGCGAAAATATCTCGGAT
Protein-coding regions in this window:
- a CDS encoding C1 family peptidase; protein product: MKSSKTNSRRPGYGWVPDIPDQRDFLYRSVARIPAKLPSSVDLRKKCPPVENQGALGSCTGNALAGALEFLEMKNGVKFQDMSRLFIYYNERVIEHSVQSDSGAMIRNGIKTLAKQGVCGETKWPYVVSKFAKKPSPVCYKEGMKHRISSYRRIITLNEMKTCLAEGFPFVFGFTVYEDFESQRVAKTGVANMPKKSERMIGGHAVLAVGYHDSGKRFIVRNSWGTDWGIKGYFTLPYQYVSNRDLSDDFWTIRK